The sequence ACGCCGCTGCGCAACGATGCAATCGCCACCACAGTGGAGCACGACATCGACACGCTCGCCGCGCAGGCCACCCTCGGCGATTTCCACACGCGTGGTGCGCTGTTCGATACCGTGGGGCTGCGCGGCGTGCGCGTCGCTTCGGACGATCGCATGCTGCCGCCCTCGCGCGTGCGCCATGCGCCGGTGATCCGCGGCATCGCCGCGACGAACGCGCGCGTGCAGGTGCGGCAAGGCGACACGGTGCTGCTCGACACCACGGTGGCGCCGGGGCCGTTCGACCTGGAGAACGTCCGCCCCGTCGGCGCGGGCGATGCGCTGCAGGTGCAGGTCGTCGAGGAGGACGGCAGTTCGACCGCGTTCGCAGTGCCCAACGCAGCGGCCCCGGGCTTGTTGCGTCGCGGGCACGCGCGCTTCGGCGTGGCGGCAGGGCGCTGGCGTCCCTCGCGTCACGCGCGTGGCAGCGGTGTCGTCGAGATGACCTGGGAAGCCGGGACCGGCGATCACGGCACGGCGCGGGCCGGCGTACAACTCGCCGGCGACTACGCGCATGCGCTCGGTGGCGTCGCCTTGTCCGCGCCCGTCGGTGTGCTCTCGCTCGACTTGTCGCACGCGCGATCGGCGGGCGATGCCGGCACGCGTGCGCGCATGGGCTACGCCGGCTTCTTCGCCCCCACGCGCACCTCGATCGATGTCGCCGCATGGCGCGTGGGGAGCGACGGCTTCCGCTCGCTGCATGAAGCGATGCAGCCGACGCCCCGCGACGGGCCCGCAATGCGCGAACACACGCGCATCGACCTTGCGCTGCGACAGGAAGCGCGTCGCGCCGGTGCGTTTTCATTCGCGCTCGTCGAACGCCGCCACGCGCCGCGACGACCGGATCGCAGCGCGCAGCTCGGTTGGGGTCGCACCTTCGGCCGCGGTCGCGCGCGGCTCGACGCTTCCTTCGAACAGACGCGGCAACGCCGGCACGGTGCGCTGTCCTTGTCCCTGCCCTTGCGCGTCGGTGCGACTGCGCATTCGCTGCATGCGCAGGCGCGCGCCGCGCCCTCGCAGACCGCCATGCAAGTCGGCGTGCAGGGCCCCATCGGCGCCTCGCGCGCCACATATGGCATCGGCAGGCTGCAGTCCGATGCACGCGCCAGCGCGGGCACGACCAGTGCCTCGCTCGGATGGCTCGGCAATGCAGTGCGCTTCGGCGCGGGCGTGGGCATGTCGCCGCAAGCGCGGCAGTGGTCGGCGAATGCGGAAGGCGCGTTGCTCGCGCACCACGACGGCCTCACCTTCGCTCCGGCGATGGGCGAAGCGGTTGCGCTGCTGCGCACCGGGCATGGACGCGGTGCGCGCGTGCTGCACGATCCGCACAAGCGGTTGGATCGCTCGGGCCGCGCCGTGGTCGCGCATCTGTCGCCCTATCGTCGCAATCGTGTCGGCATCGATCCGCAGGGCGCGGACCCCGCCGTGCATTTCGCGTGGACCGAACGCGAGGTGATTCCGCGCGCGGGTGCCGTCGTCGACGTTCCCCTGCCCGCCCTGCATGCACCGGCGCGCTGGCTGCGCGTCGTTCGCGAAGACGGCAGCGCCCCGCCCTTCGCCGCCGATGTCGTGTCCCCCTGGGGCGACAGCGTCGGTGGGATCGGGCGCGACGGCGTCGCCTACCTGCGCATCGGGACCGATGCCACGCACGTGGACGTGCGCTGGCAGGAAGAAGGCGAACCGGGCGCGTGCCGCATCACGCTGGCCACGCCTCCCCGCACGATGGCCTTTGCACCCGAGGCTGCAACCTGCGTCGCCTTGCCGGAGTCACCGCGATGACGCGCGCGCCATTCCGAAGATCCACGCGAACCACGCCACGAACGCGATGCGTTGCCCGAGCGCAGGCGCGCCCGGAATGGCCACCACGACACTCGCCAGCACCACGATCGCCGCGATCGCCGTGGCGATGCGCGTGCGCCGCAGGCCCGTGTGCGCACCCGCGCCCGCGATCAACGCCACCGCGCCGGCGACGAAGGCGATCCACCACACCGTCCACGCCGCCGTATGCAAACGCCCGAGGCCATAGCCGAGGCCGCGCGCCGCATCCACCGGCAACAGGCCTTCCAGCGCGAATGCGAGCGTCGAGATCGTGCACAGGGTCCAGCCGATGCGCCCGACCAGGCCGAACTCGCCGCCCGCCTGCTTGTGCTCCATCGCGCGCCCCGCCTGCACCATCGCCCACCATGCGAGCAGGCCCGGGAGCACGAAGCCGAGCGCATCGAAGCCATACCAGTGCGGCACGCCGCGCGCGCCGAGCAAGGCGACGGGATGGATCGTCTGCGAATACCCATCCAACGCTGCGCCGAAGCCCAACAGTGCGACAACGAAGAGCAGCAGCGCGAGGCCCGCCCACGGCGCGGCGGAAGGCGGGCGGAAGGCAGGCGGGCGTGCGGGCGATCGGGAGGACGACGGCAGGTTCATGCCGCCATGCTAGCGTGCGGGCTTGCCGCGACGGGGCATCGCCCCCATTTGTCGCCCATCGTCCGCTCCTGCGAACCGCCATGGCCACCACTGCTTCCCCGCACGTCTTCGACGCCACCGCCGATACTTTCGAATCCGAAGTCCTGCAGCGCTCGCTGCAGGTGCCCGTGCTCGTCGACTTCTGGGCCGAGTGGTGCGGGCCCTGCAAGACGCTGGGTCCGATCCTCGAAAAGCTCGCCGACGAATACAACGGCGCGTTCCGCCTGGCGAAGATCGACGTCGACAAGGAGCAGCAACTCGCCGGCGCGTTCCAGGTGAAATCGATCCCGACCGTCTACCTCGTCAAGGGCGGCCAGCTCGTCGATGGATTCCCCGGTGCGTTGCCGGAAGGCCAGTTGCGCGAATTCCTGACGCACCACGGCATCGTCCCCGCGGAAGCGGCGAACGAAGCGCCCGTCGGGGCTGCACCCGCCCCGGTGGATCCGCACGCCGAAGCGGTGCGCCTGCGCAAGCTCGTCGAAACCGAACCGGACAAGCCCGAGCACCGCCTCGACCTCGCCCTCGCCCTGCTGCAGACCGGCGGTGCACACGAAGCCGAACAACTGCTCGACGCCCTCCCCGCCAACCTCGCGCACGACGATCGCGCGATCCGCGCACGCGCACGCCTGGGCTTCGCCGGCCTGTTGAAGGACGCACCGCCGCCGCAGGTGCTCGAAGCGGCGATCGCCAGCGATCCTAAGGACCTGCGCGCGCGCCACCTGCTGGGCGTGCATCGCCTCGTGGCCGGCGATGCGGAAGGCGGGCTCGACCAGTTCCTGGAAATGCTGCGCCTGGACCGCAACTTCGAGGACGGCCTGCCTCGCAAGGCGCTCATCGATGCGTTCCGCGTGGTCGACGACGAAGAACTGGTGGGACGTTACCGCCGTCGCATGTCGTCCTTGCTGCTCGTCTGATTTGGTGCATTGCGTCAAGGCGTGAACACCCCCTTCACGCCCACCGTTGCATGAACGAACCGGCGCCGAGCCTCTTCGCCACCTGGACGTGGCTGGTCGCCCGTGCGCTCCGCGAAGTATTCTCCGCCCACGGATAAGGGGACCGTACGGATGACCGTGGAGACGTCGCAGCTCGAAGCTGCCAACCACCTGCCGCGTATCGCCGGGTACAAGCTCCTGCGCGAGATCGGCCAGGGCGGCATGTCGACGGTCTACCTGGCCGAGCAGGAATCGCTCGGCCGCAAGGTCGCCGTGAAGGTGATGCTGCCCGAAGCGCTGACCGATGAAGTCAGCCGCCGCCGCTTCGAGAACGAAGCGCGCACCATCGCCCGCCTCGACCATCCGAACATCGTGGGCATCTACGAAGTCGGCCGCACCCAGTCCGACCTGCCCTTCTACGCGATGCCCTTCCTCGGCCGCGGGCACCTCGGCCAGCGCATCGCACGCCAGCACGGCATCTCGCACGACCAGTCGCGCATCGTCTCCACGCTGCGCGCATTGCTCGAAGCGCTCGACTACGCGCACATGCGCGGCATCGTGCATCGCGACGTCAAGGCCGAGAACGTGTTGTTCGACGATGCCGAACGCCCGCAGCTCGCCGACTTCGGCATCGCCTTGCGCAAGGGCATCAACCCGCGCCTGACGATGACGGGCCTGGCCGTCGGCAGCACCGCGTACATGCCGCCGGAACAGGCGCGCGGCGAAGAAGTCGACAGCCGCGCGGACCTGTACAGCATCGGCGTGCTCGCCTGGGAAATGCTCACCGGCTCGCTGCCGTACAACGCCGCCGATGCGCTGTCGATGGCGGTGATGCACGCCAAGGATCCGATTCCGCGCCTGCCGGCGGAGCTCATGCACTGGCAGCGTTTCATCGACAAGGCGCTGGCCAAGTCGCCGGCGACGCGATTCCGCAGCGCGCAGCAGATGCTTGAAGCGCTGGACCGCATCGAACGCGGCGGCCTGTCCTTCGACACCATCGCCGCGAACAGCGCGATGGCCTGGCGCCGCCTGCGCATCGTGCCCAAGCCGTTGCTGATCGGCGGCGCGCTGTTGTGCGCGGCCATGATCGGCGTGGCCTCGCAGCACGAGCCGGGCGATGGCATGGACTTCTTCCGCGTGGAGAAGCCGCCGGCGGTGTCGGTGAAGCCGGCGAAACCGGCGCCGACCGACCCGGTCGTCGATCGCATGCTCGCGCCGCCGCCGGAATCCCCGGCGCAGCAATGGGTGACCGCGGGCGAGAAACAGGTCGCGGCGCGCAAGATCACCGCGCCCAAGGGCGACAACGCCTACGACAGCGTGTTGTTCGCCTACAGCGTCGATCCCGCACACGAAGGCCTGCAGCCGCTCGTGGCCTCCGTGGTCACCGCGCTCAGCGACGAAATGGCCACGCGCCTGCGCAAGGGCGAGGAAGACAAGGCGCGCGATTACCTCGGGCGCGCGACGCAACTGGCCGAACGCACCGCGCCGCTCGGCAACGACGCCCTGCGCGACCTGCACGCGAAAGCGGCCGATGCGCTCAAGCGCCGCGTCGCCACCGCCGAGAAGAACAAGAACCGCGACGACGCGTTCGCCGCGGCGGCGCTCGTGCCCGAATTCGCCGGCGACCAGGTGCTCGCCGACGCCCTGCGCGCCCGCGCGGAAAAGATCGTCGACACGCGCCAGGACGTGGCCGACATGGTCGCGGCCGCCGCGCCGGCCGCGCCCGTGCTGCGCCCGCTCACGCGCGCCGAATACGCGCGCTTCGCCGCGGCGACCGGCCGCGAGTCCGCGCTCTGCCGCGAAAAGCTCTCGCTGCTGCGCCTGATGAAGCCGCGCGATTGGAAGGAGCCCGGCTTCGAACAATCCGACACGCAAGGCGTGGTGTGCATCTCCTATGAAGATGCGCAGGCGTATGCGCACTGGGCGAGCCGCAACGGCCAGCACGTGCGACTGCCGACGAGCGCGGAACTGGGCGCCGCCCCGGCTGCGAGCGGCGGCCGCAGCACCGCCACCTGGTTGCGCGACGGCTCCATCGCCGGCACGGGTTGGCGCGGTCCGCACCCGCGCACGGTCGAACCCTCGCGCGGTTACGACGACGTCGGCGTGCGCCTCGTGCACGAGTGACCCCCATAATGGGCGCATGCGCAAACCCCCAAGCCTGAAGCGGCTCTTCCTCACGGGCCTGCTGACCCTGCTGCCGATCTGGCTGACCTGGGTCGTCGTCAAATTCGTTTTCGTCCTGCTCTCCGGCATCAGCCGCCCGTTGATGGATCCGGCGCTCGCGGCGCTCGCCTCGGGGAATCCCGCGGCCTTCGGCTGGCTCGCCGAACCCTGGGTGCAGACCGCGCTCGCGCTGGTGGCCACGCTCGGCGTGATCCTGCTCTCCGGCCTGATGGCGCGCGTGGTGATCGGGCAGACGCTGCTGCGCTGGTTCGAAAGCTTCGTGCAGCGCATCCCGCTGGCCAACACGATCTACGGCAGCGCGCGCCAGTTGCTCGACATCCTGCAGACCAAGCCCGACGGCACGCAGCGCGTGGTGCTCATCGACTTCCCGAATCCGGAAATGAAGTCGGTCGGTTTCGTCACCAAGATGCTGCGCGACGAACGCACCGGGCAGGAGCTCGCCGCGGTGTACGTGCCGACCACGCCGAACCCGACGTCCGGTTACCTGGAGATCGTGCCGGTGGACAAGATCACGCCGACCGATTGGACCGTGGACCAGGCGATGAGCTTCATCATTTCCGGCGGCGCGGTGTCGCCCGAAACGATTCCGTTCGCTCCACCGCCGCGCGCATGAGTACGGTGGCCGAAGCAGACGGCGCCCAGGTCGCCGTCCTCCAAGCCGAAGCCGCCTACGCGCGCACCCATCCCCTCGCCGACCGCGCCACGCGGCTATTCATCGCGCTGGCCGCGTTCTTTTGCGTCAACGCGGTGCTTGCCGAATTCATCGGCGTCAAGATCTTCGCGCTCGAGGACACGCTGGGCATCACGCCCTTCGAGTGGAACCTGTTCGGACAAAAGGGTTCGCTGAGTTTCACCGCGGGCACCCTGCTGTGGCCGATGGTCTTCATCTTCACCGACGTCATCAACGAATTCTTCGGGCGCCGCGGCGTGCGCATGATTTCGTGGATCGCGGTGGTGCTGATCGTGTACGGCTTCGCCTTCGCGTTCGCGGCGATCTCGCTTGCGCCCGCGAGCTGGTGGGTCGGCGCGGCGACGACGCAGGGCGTGCCGGATTACCAGAAAGCGTTCGCGGCCGTCTTCGGGCAAGGCCTTTGGACGATCGGCGGCTCGGTCACGGCCTTCATGGTCGGGCAGCTGATCGACGTGTCGGTATTCCACCGCATCCGCCAATACACCGGCGATCGCCACGTGTGGTTGCGCGCCACCGGTTCCACCGCCGTG comes from Lysobacter sp. KIS68-7 and encodes:
- a CDS encoding fimbria/pilus outer membrane usher protein; this translates as MSLRKAMGVLASLAGTAMAPLAGAMPQDVATTVRFEPAFFRHVRGRGETGIDLALHAAGPHVAPGLHALDVVRNGRPFGRHLVRFIAPDGDGSAVPCLDRRLAEALGVALARLSREQRARFEHGACVAFESVIPSARAEYDAGELALRVSLPQAVLAGRIEDAIDPALFDAGIAAFRMRYALSATHRDARDDAPDRTQAHLQLEAGANLDRWRLRHRSAHTWRSGTPLRNDAIATTVEHDIDTLAAQATLGDFHTRGALFDTVGLRGVRVASDDRMLPPSRVRHAPVIRGIAATNARVQVRQGDTVLLDTTVAPGPFDLENVRPVGAGDALQVQVVEEDGSSTAFAVPNAAAPGLLRRGHARFGVAAGRWRPSRHARGSGVVEMTWEAGTGDHGTARAGVQLAGDYAHALGGVALSAPVGVLSLDLSHARSAGDAGTRARMGYAGFFAPTRTSIDVAAWRVGSDGFRSLHEAMQPTPRDGPAMREHTRIDLALRQEARRAGAFSFALVERRHAPRRPDRSAQLGWGRTFGRGRARLDASFEQTRQRRHGALSLSLPLRVGATAHSLHAQARAAPSQTAMQVGVQGPIGASRATYGIGRLQSDARASAGTTSASLGWLGNAVRFGAGVGMSPQARQWSANAEGALLAHHDGLTFAPAMGEAVALLRTGHGRGARVLHDPHKRLDRSGRAVVAHLSPYRRNRVGIDPQGADPAVHFAWTEREVIPRAGAVVDVPLPALHAPARWLRVVREDGSAPPFAADVVSPWGDSVGGIGRDGVAYLRIGTDATHVDVRWQEEGEPGACRITLATPPRTMAFAPEAATCVALPESPR
- a CDS encoding DUF998 domain-containing protein yields the protein MNLPSSSRSPARPPAFRPPSAAPWAGLALLLFVVALLGFGAALDGYSQTIHPVALLGARGVPHWYGFDALGFVLPGLLAWWAMVQAGRAMEHKQAGGEFGLVGRIGWTLCTISTLAFALEGLLPVDAARGLGYGLGRLHTAAWTVWWIAFVAGAVALIAGAGAHTGLRRTRIATAIAAIVVLASVVVAIPGAPALGQRIAFVAWFAWIFGMARASSR
- the trxA gene encoding thioredoxin, with the translated sequence MATTASPHVFDATADTFESEVLQRSLQVPVLVDFWAEWCGPCKTLGPILEKLADEYNGAFRLAKIDVDKEQQLAGAFQVKSIPTVYLVKGGQLVDGFPGALPEGQLREFLTHHGIVPAEAANEAPVGAAPAPVDPHAEAVRLRKLVETEPDKPEHRLDLALALLQTGGAHEAEQLLDALPANLAHDDRAIRARARLGFAGLLKDAPPPQVLEAAIASDPKDLRARHLLGVHRLVAGDAEGGLDQFLEMLRLDRNFEDGLPRKALIDAFRVVDDEELVGRYRRRMSSLLLV
- a CDS encoding bifunctional serine/threonine-protein kinase/formylglycine-generating enzyme family protein → MTVETSQLEAANHLPRIAGYKLLREIGQGGMSTVYLAEQESLGRKVAVKVMLPEALTDEVSRRRFENEARTIARLDHPNIVGIYEVGRTQSDLPFYAMPFLGRGHLGQRIARQHGISHDQSRIVSTLRALLEALDYAHMRGIVHRDVKAENVLFDDAERPQLADFGIALRKGINPRLTMTGLAVGSTAYMPPEQARGEEVDSRADLYSIGVLAWEMLTGSLPYNAADALSMAVMHAKDPIPRLPAELMHWQRFIDKALAKSPATRFRSAQQMLEALDRIERGGLSFDTIAANSAMAWRRLRIVPKPLLIGGALLCAAMIGVASQHEPGDGMDFFRVEKPPAVSVKPAKPAPTDPVVDRMLAPPPESPAQQWVTAGEKQVAARKITAPKGDNAYDSVLFAYSVDPAHEGLQPLVASVVTALSDEMATRLRKGEEDKARDYLGRATQLAERTAPLGNDALRDLHAKAADALKRRVATAEKNKNRDDAFAAAALVPEFAGDQVLADALRARAEKIVDTRQDVADMVAAAAPAAPVLRPLTRAEYARFAAATGRESALCREKLSLLRLMKPRDWKEPGFEQSDTQGVVCISYEDAQAYAHWASRNGQHVRLPTSAELGAAPAASGGRSTATWLRDGSIAGTGWRGPHPRTVEPSRGYDDVGVRLVHE
- a CDS encoding DUF502 domain-containing protein, producing the protein MRKPPSLKRLFLTGLLTLLPIWLTWVVVKFVFVLLSGISRPLMDPALAALASGNPAAFGWLAEPWVQTALALVATLGVILLSGLMARVVIGQTLLRWFESFVQRIPLANTIYGSARQLLDILQTKPDGTQRVVLIDFPNPEMKSVGFVTKMLRDERTGQELAAVYVPTTPNPTSGYLEIVPVDKITPTDWTVDQAMSFIISGGAVSPETIPFAPPPRA
- a CDS encoding queuosine precursor transporter; its protein translation is MSTVAEADGAQVAVLQAEAAYARTHPLADRATRLFIALAAFFCVNAVLAEFIGVKIFALEDTLGITPFEWNLFGQKGSLSFTAGTLLWPMVFIFTDVINEFFGRRGVRMISWIAVVLIVYGFAFAFAAISLAPASWWVGAATTQGVPDYQKAFAAVFGQGLWTIGGSVTAFMVGQLIDVSVFHRIRQYTGDRHVWLRATGSTAVSQLVDSFVVLYIAFVIGPQHWSIPLFLAVSTVNYAYKMLAAIVLIPLIYALRRAIIAYLGEARARELHEAAAAA